One Ananas comosus cultivar F153 linkage group 23, ASM154086v1, whole genome shotgun sequence genomic window carries:
- the LOC109728064 gene encoding serine/threonine-protein kinase AFC1-like isoform X2: MIYCSQEIANGTITNHFMPAVYYTGVPRNISPPWRPDDKDGHYVFAIGENLTPRYRILSKMGEGTFGQVVECWDLETKETVAIKIVRSLQKYREAAMIEIDVLQKLAKHDFTGTRCVQIRNWFDYRNHICIVFEKLGPSLYDFLRKNSYRSFPIDLVRELGRQILESVAFMHDLRLIHTDLKPENILLVSSDCIRVPDYKVLSRSAKGGSFFKNLPKSSAIKLIDFGSTTFEHQDHSYVVSTRHYRAPEVILGLGWNYPCDLWSVGCILVELCSGEALFQTHENLEHLAMMEKVLGPLPQHMVIRADRRAEKYFRRGMRLDWPEGATSRESMRAVWKLPRLQNLVMQHVDHSAGDLIDLLQGLFRYDPNERMKAREALRHPFFTKDHRRYGYLN; this comes from the exons ATGATATATTGTAGTCAGGAAATTGCTAATGGGACCATAACCAACCATTTTATGCCTGCGGTTTATTACACTGGGGTGCCTCGAAACATATCTCCTCCATGGAGACCGGATGACAAGGACGGCCACTATGTTTTCGCCATCGGCGAGAATCTAACACCTAGAT ATAGGATACTCAGCAAGATGGGTGAAG GAACATTTGGACAAGTCGTGGAATGTTGGGACCTCGAAACTAAAGAAACAGTGGCTATCAAGATTGTGCGTTCACTTCAAAAATACCGCGAAGCTGCCATGATTGAAATTGATGTGCTCCAGAAACTTGCAAAGCATGATTTCACTGGCACTCG TTGTGTGCAAATACGGAATTGGTTTGACTATCGTAATCATATTTGTATT GTATTCGAGAAGCTTGGACCGAGTTTGTATGATTTTCTCCGAAAGAATAGCTACCGCTCTTTTCCCATTGACCTAGTCAGGGAACTTGGCAGACAAATTTTGGAGTCTGTTGCAT TTATGCATGATTTGCGGCTTATTCACACTGATCTGAAGCCAGAAAACATTCTTCTTGTCTCCTCGGATTGTATTAGGGTCCCTGATTATAAG gTTTTGTCCCGATCTGCTAAGGGTGgatcattttttaaaaaccttCCAAAGTCTAGTGCTATCAAGTTAATAGACTTTGGAAGTACAACATTTGAGCACCAAGATCATAGTTATGTTGTTTCAACTCGACATTATCGTGCACCAGAAGTCATTCTTG GACTTGGGTGGAATTACCCTTGTGATTTATGGAGTGTGGGTTGCATTCTTGTCGAGCTTTGTTCG GGCGAAGCACTTTTTCAAACCCATGAAAATCTAGAGCATCTAGCTATGATGGAGAAGGTTCTCGGTCCGCTTCCCCAGCACATGGTCATTAGAGCTGA CCGGCGTGCTGAGAAATATTTCAGGCGAGGAATGCGATTGGACTGGCCTGAAGGGGCGACTTCAAGGGAAAGCATGCGAGCAGTTTGGAAGTTGCCTCGTCTCCAA AACTTGGTAATGCAGCATGTGGATCATTCTGCTGGGGATCTAATCGATCTTCTTCAAGGACTTTTCCGCTACGATCCTAACGAACGTATGAAAGCACGGGAAGCTCTTCGGCACCCTTTCTTTACAAAAGACCATAGAAGATATGGCTACTTGAACTGA
- the LOC109728064 gene encoding serine/threonine-protein kinase AFC1-like isoform X1, whose translation METQWISDFAHPGVDKRPRKRPRLNWDVPPPLPPPKALQMIYCSQEIANGTITNHFMPAVYYTGVPRNISPPWRPDDKDGHYVFAIGENLTPRYRILSKMGEGTFGQVVECWDLETKETVAIKIVRSLQKYREAAMIEIDVLQKLAKHDFTGTRCVQIRNWFDYRNHICIVFEKLGPSLYDFLRKNSYRSFPIDLVRELGRQILESVAFMHDLRLIHTDLKPENILLVSSDCIRVPDYKVLSRSAKGGSFFKNLPKSSAIKLIDFGSTTFEHQDHSYVVSTRHYRAPEVILGLGWNYPCDLWSVGCILVELCSGEALFQTHENLEHLAMMEKVLGPLPQHMVIRADRRAEKYFRRGMRLDWPEGATSRESMRAVWKLPRLQNLVMQHVDHSAGDLIDLLQGLFRYDPNERMKAREALRHPFFTKDHRRYGYLN comes from the exons ATGGAGACCCAGTGGATCTCCGATTTCGCGCACCCGGGGGTCGACAAGCGCCCCAGGAAGAGGCCCCGGCTCAATTGGGATGTGCCCCCTCCGCTTCCCCCTCCCAAG GCCCTGCAGATGATATATTGTAGTCAGGAAATTGCTAATGGGACCATAACCAACCATTTTATGCCTGCGGTTTATTACACTGGGGTGCCTCGAAACATATCTCCTCCATGGAGACCGGATGACAAGGACGGCCACTATGTTTTCGCCATCGGCGAGAATCTAACACCTAGAT ATAGGATACTCAGCAAGATGGGTGAAG GAACATTTGGACAAGTCGTGGAATGTTGGGACCTCGAAACTAAAGAAACAGTGGCTATCAAGATTGTGCGTTCACTTCAAAAATACCGCGAAGCTGCCATGATTGAAATTGATGTGCTCCAGAAACTTGCAAAGCATGATTTCACTGGCACTCG TTGTGTGCAAATACGGAATTGGTTTGACTATCGTAATCATATTTGTATT GTATTCGAGAAGCTTGGACCGAGTTTGTATGATTTTCTCCGAAAGAATAGCTACCGCTCTTTTCCCATTGACCTAGTCAGGGAACTTGGCAGACAAATTTTGGAGTCTGTTGCAT TTATGCATGATTTGCGGCTTATTCACACTGATCTGAAGCCAGAAAACATTCTTCTTGTCTCCTCGGATTGTATTAGGGTCCCTGATTATAAG gTTTTGTCCCGATCTGCTAAGGGTGgatcattttttaaaaaccttCCAAAGTCTAGTGCTATCAAGTTAATAGACTTTGGAAGTACAACATTTGAGCACCAAGATCATAGTTATGTTGTTTCAACTCGACATTATCGTGCACCAGAAGTCATTCTTG GACTTGGGTGGAATTACCCTTGTGATTTATGGAGTGTGGGTTGCATTCTTGTCGAGCTTTGTTCG GGCGAAGCACTTTTTCAAACCCATGAAAATCTAGAGCATCTAGCTATGATGGAGAAGGTTCTCGGTCCGCTTCCCCAGCACATGGTCATTAGAGCTGA CCGGCGTGCTGAGAAATATTTCAGGCGAGGAATGCGATTGGACTGGCCTGAAGGGGCGACTTCAAGGGAAAGCATGCGAGCAGTTTGGAAGTTGCCTCGTCTCCAA AACTTGGTAATGCAGCATGTGGATCATTCTGCTGGGGATCTAATCGATCTTCTTCAAGGACTTTTCCGCTACGATCCTAACGAACGTATGAAAGCACGGGAAGCTCTTCGGCACCCTTTCTTTACAAAAGACCATAGAAGATATGGCTACTTGAACTGA